The following proteins come from a genomic window of Micromonospora zamorensis:
- a CDS encoding HAD-IA family hydrolase, translating into MTLAGIGAVLFDMDGTLVDSDAAVERAWERWAVEYAVDPAAALAIAHGSPADRTIRRLLPALDDSAVAAAAARQLSLQYDDLSDVTATVGAHDLLSALARLGLPWAVVTSADARLAEARLGAAGIVAPVLVTVEDVRVGKPDPEGYLRAAALLGVPVARCLVVEDAEVGLRAGRAAGAMTAALKGLDGDLRLADLAQLARHLQSTPTTP; encoded by the coding sequence GTGACATTGGCAGGCATCGGCGCGGTGCTGTTCGACATGGATGGCACCCTGGTCGACTCCGACGCCGCCGTCGAGCGGGCCTGGGAGCGGTGGGCCGTCGAGTACGCCGTCGACCCCGCTGCGGCGCTGGCGATCGCCCACGGCAGCCCCGCCGACCGGACCATCCGCCGGCTGCTGCCCGCGCTCGACGACAGCGCGGTCGCCGCGGCTGCGGCGCGGCAGCTCTCGTTGCAGTACGACGACCTGTCCGACGTGACGGCCACCGTCGGGGCCCACGACCTGCTGAGCGCGCTGGCCCGGTTGGGGTTGCCCTGGGCGGTGGTGACCAGCGCGGACGCGCGACTGGCCGAGGCTCGGCTCGGTGCCGCCGGCATCGTCGCGCCGGTGCTGGTCACCGTGGAGGACGTGCGGGTGGGCAAGCCGGACCCGGAGGGCTATCTGCGGGCCGCCGCTCTGCTGGGCGTGCCCGTGGCGCGGTGCCTGGTGGTCGAGGATGCCGAGGTGGGGCTGCGGGCCGGGCGGGCGGCCGGTGCGATGACCGCCGCGCTGAAGGGCCTCGACGGCGATCTGCGCCTTGCCGACCTGGCGCAACTGGCACGCCACCTGCAGTCGACGCCGACGACGCCCTGA
- a CDS encoding polysaccharide pyruvyl transferase family protein — protein sequence MTHGAGLTIGVLGSYGGRNLGDEAILTGLLTDLRTQEPNARIIVFSRNPEHTRAAHPDVEAVPWEGVSRTDSALVLAQLDLLILGGGGILYDREARRYLRVVRVAQERGLPLITYAVGVGPLSDGVDTGMVRETLSGATQVTVRDQESRMVLEEAGLLNPITVTADPAFLLQPEEFPAHLLAEEGVPVGKRLVGISVREPGRAAERLDVDGYHRLLAQIGDFLVHRIDAYVLFVPMERDDIRHAHGVLSHMVAAERGRILHGTYSPQQVLGLMRHFDLAVGMRLHFLIFAAMVGTPFLPLPYAGKVFDLAQRLGVPALRGVEREVEGPLLAEVDRLWDEREQRAEATARRVAEVCEQARGTSEVTRGVLESLRSQALTRV from the coding sequence ATGACGCACGGTGCCGGACTGACCATCGGTGTGCTGGGCTCGTACGGTGGGCGAAACCTCGGCGACGAGGCGATCCTCACTGGCCTGCTCACCGATCTGCGTACGCAGGAACCGAATGCCCGGATCATCGTCTTCTCCCGTAACCCGGAGCACACCCGGGCCGCCCATCCGGACGTCGAGGCGGTGCCCTGGGAGGGCGTCAGCCGCACCGACTCCGCCCTGGTCCTGGCCCAGCTCGACCTCCTCATCCTGGGCGGCGGTGGCATCCTCTACGACCGGGAGGCTCGCCGTTACCTGCGGGTGGTCCGGGTCGCCCAGGAGCGGGGCCTGCCGCTGATCACGTACGCGGTGGGGGTCGGGCCGCTCAGCGACGGGGTGGACACCGGCATGGTCCGGGAGACGCTCTCCGGCGCGACTCAGGTGACCGTCCGTGACCAGGAGTCCCGGATGGTGCTGGAGGAGGCTGGCCTGCTCAACCCGATCACGGTCACCGCGGACCCGGCCTTCCTGTTGCAACCGGAGGAGTTCCCGGCGCACCTGCTGGCCGAGGAGGGTGTGCCGGTCGGCAAGCGACTGGTCGGGATCAGCGTGCGGGAGCCGGGGCGGGCCGCCGAGCGGCTGGACGTGGACGGCTACCACCGGCTGCTGGCCCAGATCGGTGACTTCCTGGTGCACCGGATCGACGCGTACGTGCTGTTCGTGCCGATGGAACGCGACGACATCCGGCATGCCCACGGCGTCCTGTCCCACATGGTCGCCGCCGAGCGGGGCCGGATCCTGCACGGCACCTATTCGCCGCAGCAGGTGCTCGGGCTGATGCGCCACTTCGACCTGGCCGTCGGCATGCGCCTGCACTTCCTGATCTTCGCGGCGATGGTCGGCACACCGTTCCTGCCCCTGCCGTACGCCGGCAAGGTCTTCGACCTGGCCCAACGACTCGGCGTGCCGGCGCTGCGCGGTGTCGAGCGGGAGGTCGAGGGGCCGCTGCTGGCCGAGGTCGACCGATTGTGGGACGAGCGGGAGCAACGCGCCGAGGCCACCGCCCGCCGGGTGGCGGAGGTGTGCGAGCAGGCGCGGGGCACCTCGGAGGTCACCCGTGGCGTGTTGGAGAGCCTGCGCAGTCAGGCCCTCACCCGGGTCTGA
- a CDS encoding SigE family RNA polymerase sigma factor: protein MTETFHEFVVQRSPALSRTAYLLTGDHQLAEDLVQTALARTYRHWRRIRDGDPEAYVRRVMYHQQVSWWRRRRLAERLEAEPTERAGGDHTDTTALRLTLTAALRHLTPRQRAVIVLRYYEDRTEAQVADLLGCSLGTVKRHAHDALRRLRAVAPDLLDAAAERSTR from the coding sequence ATGACCGAGACGTTCCACGAGTTCGTGGTGCAGCGTTCGCCGGCCCTGTCCCGGACCGCCTACCTCCTCACCGGTGACCATCAACTCGCCGAAGACCTCGTGCAGACCGCCCTGGCGCGCACCTACCGCCACTGGCGACGCATCCGCGACGGCGATCCCGAGGCGTACGTCCGCCGCGTCATGTACCACCAACAGGTCTCCTGGTGGCGACGCCGACGCCTCGCCGAACGACTCGAAGCCGAACCCACCGAACGAGCCGGCGGCGACCACACCGACACCACCGCCCTACGACTGACCCTCACCGCCGCGCTGCGCCACCTCACCCCCCGCCAACGGGCCGTCATCGTGCTGCGCTACTACGAGGACCGCACCGAAGCGCAGGTCGCCGACCTGCTCGGCTGCTCTCTCGGCACCGTCAAACGCCACGCCCACGACGCACTGCGCCGACTCCGAGCGGTCGCTCCCGACCTGCTGGACGCCGCCGCGGAGAGGAGCACCCGATGA
- a CDS encoding GNAT family N-acetyltransferase, with the protein MELTLTPMTAQELARLLVSLEQGYADDLVAHRGMTPEAALDRSSSQIRESLPAGAATEGALLRMGRVGDTEIGWIWVTLPTAAAPDQAWIHNIEVHEEHRGHGYARRMIQLIEVELAQLKVPELGLNVFGTNTVAIGLYRSLGFEVTSQQMAKRIDPAS; encoded by the coding sequence GTGGAATTGACATTGACGCCGATGACGGCGCAGGAGTTGGCCCGGCTGCTGGTGTCGCTGGAGCAGGGGTACGCCGATGACCTGGTGGCGCACCGGGGGATGACCCCGGAGGCGGCCCTTGATCGGTCGAGCAGCCAGATCCGGGAGTCGCTGCCGGCGGGCGCGGCCACCGAGGGAGCGCTGCTGCGGATGGGCCGGGTCGGTGACACCGAGATCGGCTGGATCTGGGTGACCCTGCCGACGGCCGCCGCCCCGGACCAGGCGTGGATCCACAACATCGAGGTGCACGAGGAGCACCGGGGACATGGGTACGCACGCCGGATGATCCAGCTCATCGAGGTCGAACTCGCCCAGCTCAAGGTGCCCGAGCTGGGTCTGAACGTGTTCGGGACGAACACCGTGGCGATCGGGCTCTACCGCAGTCTGGGCTTCGAGGTCACCTCACAGCAGATGGCGAAGCGGATCGACCCGGCGAGCTGA
- a CDS encoding phosphotransferase family protein, translating into MTQQTTNRIGWTDLPERVRTSVQEIIGDRVVEAVSQPGGYSPGTADRVRTATGRRAFVKAISPAQNPDSPGMHRAEARTAAALPASAPTPRLLGCHDDGEWVALVFSDVDGRHPATPWRADELTRVLKALEVMAAVLTPSPVTHVPTAADRLAEDFAGWHRIAADPPAVLDPWAREHLDQLRAAADHGIAALTGDTLCHVDVRADNLLLDATGTVTVVDWPWACRGPAWLDTALLLVNVRLHGGHDTESLLRRLPITAEVDPMTLTGVYAGLAGFFADGARRPPPQGIPTVRAFQQAQADALLPWLATRLR; encoded by the coding sequence GTGACGCAGCAGACCACCAACCGGATCGGCTGGACGGACCTGCCCGAGCGGGTCCGGACGTCGGTGCAGGAGATCATCGGCGACCGGGTGGTCGAGGCGGTGTCCCAACCGGGCGGCTACTCGCCGGGCACCGCGGACCGGGTCCGCACCGCGACCGGTCGGCGGGCGTTCGTCAAGGCGATCAGCCCGGCGCAGAACCCGGACAGCCCCGGGATGCACCGGGCGGAGGCCCGCACGGCCGCCGCCCTGCCGGCCTCGGCACCGACGCCCCGACTGTTGGGCTGCCACGACGACGGCGAGTGGGTGGCGCTGGTCTTCTCCGACGTGGACGGTCGACACCCGGCCACCCCGTGGCGGGCCGACGAACTGACCCGCGTCCTGAAGGCCCTGGAGGTGATGGCCGCGGTGCTCACCCCGAGCCCGGTGACGCACGTGCCGACCGCCGCCGACCGGCTGGCCGAGGACTTCGCCGGGTGGCACCGGATCGCCGCCGACCCACCGGCTGTGCTGGACCCGTGGGCCCGGGAGCACCTGGACCAGCTGCGCGCCGCCGCCGACCACGGCATCGCCGCGCTGACCGGTGACACGCTCTGCCACGTGGACGTACGGGCCGACAACCTGCTGCTCGACGCGACCGGCACGGTCACCGTCGTCGACTGGCCGTGGGCCTGCCGGGGGCCGGCCTGGCTGGACACCGCGCTGCTGCTGGTCAACGTCCGGCTGCACGGCGGGCACGACACCGAGTCCCTGCTGCGCCGGCTGCCGATCACCGCCGAGGTCGACCCGATGACGCTCACCGGCGTGTACGCCGGGTTGGCCGGGTTCTTCGCCGACGGCGCTCGTCGTCCGCCACCGCAGGGCATCCCCACCGTCCGCGCGTTTCAGCAGGCCCAGGCCGACGCCCTGCTCCCGTGGCTGGCCACCCGCCTCCGGTGA